In the genome of Drosophila yakuba strain Tai18E2 chromosome 3R, Prin_Dyak_Tai18E2_2.1, whole genome shotgun sequence, one region contains:
- the LOC6536490 gene encoding uncharacterized protein LOC6536490 isoform X1, whose translation MTITYTGEVATCRGFGCFLKLLLRWRGSIYKLVWLDLLAFLTIYYAINMVYRFGLNPGQKETFEAIVQYCDSYRELIPLSFVLGFYVSIVMTRWWNQYTSIPWPDPIAVFVSSNVHGQDERGRMMRRTIMRYVCLCLTMVLANVSPRVKKRFPGLNNLVEAGLLNDNEKTIIETMNKAFPRPSKHWLPIVWAASIITRARKEGRIRDDFAVKTIIDELNKFRGQCGLLISYDTISVPLVYTQVVTLAVYSYFLTCCMGQQWTDGKVVGNTTYLNKVDLYFPVFTTLQFFFYMGWLKVAESLINPFGEDDDDFEVNWMVDRNLQVSYLIVDEMHHDHPELLKDQYWDEVFPNELPYTIAAERFRENHPEPSTAKIEVPKNAAMPSTMSSVRIDEMVGNANGDPAAAADAKIPIPVTGQAQVPGADSGVQTVTYDFPKGSPDEEADDASGIHFSAGNGKMRLDSSPSLVSVSGTLSRVNTVASALKRFLSRDDSRPGSATPSQDQPYKFPASASSASLSGAVVGSATSAGKPAGSLRITQQVIEEVDEQATITSMRANEPRPNVMDIFAQTSSGAGTSGPLQPPPAHSEPVDIPSRPPSYNRAQSQYEPTLYPPGGVDALLSTSAPAGGSPLLLSNAATAPSSPVGESSKSLYDPQKAASRETERPDAPQVFRWFVTPVENMDLRSSTDLLGHPAAQPEDEGDDFDKLKAEREKEKLMRQQKNLARTISTAPGMEATAVPLVPMVPVNVAVQQAQLQPVASSADLLAGGDQFSNSTMKSEDAINGS comes from the exons ATGACAATTACGTACACAGGTGAAGTGGCCACTTGTCGCGGCTTTGGCTGTTTTCTCAAATTGCTGCTCAG ATGGCGAGGAAGCATTTACAAACTGGTTTGGCTAGATCTTCTGGCCTTCTTGACCATCTACTATGCGATCAATATGGTGTATCGCTTTGGCCTCAACCCTGGACAAAAAGA AACCTTTGAGGCCATTGTTCAGTACTGTGATAGCTACAGAGAACTCATCCCCCTGTCCTTCGTCCTGGGTTTCTATGTATCGATTGTGATGACCCGTTGGTGGAACCAGTACACCTCCATACCCTGGCCAGATCCCATTGCCGTCTTTGTCAGCTCGAATGTCCACGGCCAGGATGAGCGAGGACGCATGATGAGGCGAACCATCATGCGATATGTGTGCCTTTGCTTGACTATGGTCCTGGCGAATGTTTCGCCGAGGGTGAAGAAGCGTTTTCCCGGCCTCAATAATCTGGTGGAAGCGGGTCTGCTCAATGACAATGAAAAGACCATCATCGAGACCATGAACAAGGCCTTTCCCAGACCATCGAAGCACTGGCTGCCCATCGTTTGGGCTGCCAGTATCATAACTAGGGCCAGAAAGGAAGGTCGCATTCGTGATGATTTTGCGGTGAAGACCATTATCGATGAGCTCAACAAGTTTCGTGGTCAGTGTGGACTGCTTATCAGCTACGATACTATCAGTGTGCCCCTGGTGTACACCCAAGTGGTGACCCTGGCGGTATATTCGTACTTCCTTACCTGCTGCATGGGTCAGCAATGGACAGATGGCAAGGTGGTGGGCAATACCACATACCTGAACAAGGTGGATCTATACTTTCCAGTATTCACAACTCTGCAGTTCTTCTTCTACATGGGTTGGCTCAAGGTGGCCGAGTCGCTGATCAATCCATTTGGCGAGGACGATGATGATTTCGAG GTCAACTGGATGGTAGATCGCAATCTGCAGGTGTCGTATCTGATCGTCGACGAGATGCACCACGACCATCCGGAGCTGCTGAAGGATCAGTACTGGGACGAGGTGTTCCCCAACGAGCTGCCCTACACAATAGCTGCCGAGAGATTCCGGGAGAATCATCCAGAGCCGTCCACTGCCAAGATCGAGGTGCCCAAGAATGCGGCCATGCCATCGACAATGTCGTCCGTTCGGATCGATGAAATGGTTGGTAATGCTAATGGTGATCCCGCCGCCGCTGCGGACGCGAAAATCCCGATCCCGGTTACGGGTCAAGCTCAAGTTCCGGGTGCGGACTCCGGCGTCCAAACCGTTACTTATGATTTTCCCAAGGGCTCGCCAGATGAGGAG GCTGATGATGCCAGTGGCATACACTTCTCAGCtggaaatggcaaaatgcGCCTGGATTCCTCGCCTTCGCTGGTCAGCGTTTCGGGCACTCTATCCCGGGTGAACACGGTGGCCTCGGCCCTCAAGCGTTTCCTGAGCCGCGACGATAGCAGACCGGGATCGGCCACGCCCAGTCAGGATCAGCCCTACAAGTTCCCGGCCAGCGCCAGTTCGGCGAGTCTATCGGGCGCAGTTGTAGGATCGGCTACTTCGGCCGGAAAACCAGCTGGTAGTCTTAGGATTACGCAGCAGGTGATCGAGGAGGTGGACGAACAGGCCACCATAACATCCATGCGAGCCAATGAACCGCGTCCCAATGTCATGGACATATTCGCACAAACGTCGTCGGGAGCTGGCACCTCTGGACCGCTGCAGCCACCACCGGCCCACTCGGAACCGGTGGACATCCCATCACGTCCGCCCTCATACAATCGTGCCCAGTCCCAGTACGAGCCCACTCTATATCCACCTGGCGGAGTGGATGCCCTGCTCAGTACTTCGGCTCCTGCGGGTGGCAGTCCTCTGCTCCTGTCCAATGCAGCCACTGCACCCAGTTCCCCAGTGGGCGAGAGCTCCAAGTCCCTATACGATCCTCAAAAGGCCGCCAGCCGCGAGACAG AGAGGCCCGATGCACCGCAGGTTTTCAGGTGGTTCGTCACGCCCG TGGAGAACATGGACCTGAGGTCCTCCACGGATCTGCTGGGCCATCCGGCTGCGCAGCCCGAGGACGAGGGCGATGACTTCGACAAGCTGAAGGCGGAACGCGAGAAGGAGAAACTGATGCGCCAGCAGAAGAATCTGGCCAGAACCATTAGCACCGCTCCCGGAATGGAGGCCACGGCTGTGCCGTTGGTGCCAATGGTCCCAGTGAACGTGGCAGTGCAACAGGCGCAGCTGCAACCAGTTGCATCCAGTGCCGATCTTCTGGCCGGCGGAGATCAATTCTCCAATTCGACGATGAAGTCGGAGGACGCCATCAACGGCAGTTGA
- the LOC6536490 gene encoding bestrophin-2 isoform X2, producing the protein MTITYTGEVATCRGFGCFLKLLLRWRGSIYKLVWLDLLAFLTIYYAINMVYRFGLNPGQKETFEAIVQYCDSYRELIPLSFVLGFYVSIVMTRWWNQYTSIPWPDPIAVFVSSNVHGQDERGRMMRRTIMRYVCLCLTMVLANVSPRVKKRFPGLNNLVEAGLLNDNEKTIIETMNKAFPRPSKHWLPIVWAASIITRARKEGRIRDDFAVKTIIDELNKFRGQCGLLISYDTISVPLVYTQVVTLAVYSYFLTCCMGQQWTDGKVVGNTTYLNKVDLYFPVFTTLQFFFYMGWLKVAESLINPFGEDDDDFEVNWMVDRNLQVSYLIVDEMHHDHPELLKDQYWDEVFPNELPYTIAAERFRENHPEPSTAKIEVPKNAAMPSTMSSVRIDEMVGNANGDPAAAADAKIPIPVTGQAQVPGADSGVQTVTYDFPKGSPDEEADDASGIHFSAGNGKMRLDSSPSLVSVSGTLSRVNTVASALKRFLSRDDSRPGSATPSQDQPYKFPASASSASLSGAVVGSATSAGKPAGSLRITQQVIEEVDEQATITSMRANEPRPNVMDIFAQTSSGAGTSGPLQPPPAHSEPVDIPSRPPSYNRAQSQYEPTLYPPGGVDALLSTSAPAGGSPLLLSNAATAPSSPVGESSKSLYDPQKAASRETVENMDLRSSTDLLGHPAAQPEDEGDDFDKLKAEREKEKLMRQQKNLARTISTAPGMEATAVPLVPMVPVNVAVQQAQLQPVASSADLLAGGDQFSNSTMKSEDAINGS; encoded by the exons ATGACAATTACGTACACAGGTGAAGTGGCCACTTGTCGCGGCTTTGGCTGTTTTCTCAAATTGCTGCTCAG ATGGCGAGGAAGCATTTACAAACTGGTTTGGCTAGATCTTCTGGCCTTCTTGACCATCTACTATGCGATCAATATGGTGTATCGCTTTGGCCTCAACCCTGGACAAAAAGA AACCTTTGAGGCCATTGTTCAGTACTGTGATAGCTACAGAGAACTCATCCCCCTGTCCTTCGTCCTGGGTTTCTATGTATCGATTGTGATGACCCGTTGGTGGAACCAGTACACCTCCATACCCTGGCCAGATCCCATTGCCGTCTTTGTCAGCTCGAATGTCCACGGCCAGGATGAGCGAGGACGCATGATGAGGCGAACCATCATGCGATATGTGTGCCTTTGCTTGACTATGGTCCTGGCGAATGTTTCGCCGAGGGTGAAGAAGCGTTTTCCCGGCCTCAATAATCTGGTGGAAGCGGGTCTGCTCAATGACAATGAAAAGACCATCATCGAGACCATGAACAAGGCCTTTCCCAGACCATCGAAGCACTGGCTGCCCATCGTTTGGGCTGCCAGTATCATAACTAGGGCCAGAAAGGAAGGTCGCATTCGTGATGATTTTGCGGTGAAGACCATTATCGATGAGCTCAACAAGTTTCGTGGTCAGTGTGGACTGCTTATCAGCTACGATACTATCAGTGTGCCCCTGGTGTACACCCAAGTGGTGACCCTGGCGGTATATTCGTACTTCCTTACCTGCTGCATGGGTCAGCAATGGACAGATGGCAAGGTGGTGGGCAATACCACATACCTGAACAAGGTGGATCTATACTTTCCAGTATTCACAACTCTGCAGTTCTTCTTCTACATGGGTTGGCTCAAGGTGGCCGAGTCGCTGATCAATCCATTTGGCGAGGACGATGATGATTTCGAG GTCAACTGGATGGTAGATCGCAATCTGCAGGTGTCGTATCTGATCGTCGACGAGATGCACCACGACCATCCGGAGCTGCTGAAGGATCAGTACTGGGACGAGGTGTTCCCCAACGAGCTGCCCTACACAATAGCTGCCGAGAGATTCCGGGAGAATCATCCAGAGCCGTCCACTGCCAAGATCGAGGTGCCCAAGAATGCGGCCATGCCATCGACAATGTCGTCCGTTCGGATCGATGAAATGGTTGGTAATGCTAATGGTGATCCCGCCGCCGCTGCGGACGCGAAAATCCCGATCCCGGTTACGGGTCAAGCTCAAGTTCCGGGTGCGGACTCCGGCGTCCAAACCGTTACTTATGATTTTCCCAAGGGCTCGCCAGATGAGGAG GCTGATGATGCCAGTGGCATACACTTCTCAGCtggaaatggcaaaatgcGCCTGGATTCCTCGCCTTCGCTGGTCAGCGTTTCGGGCACTCTATCCCGGGTGAACACGGTGGCCTCGGCCCTCAAGCGTTTCCTGAGCCGCGACGATAGCAGACCGGGATCGGCCACGCCCAGTCAGGATCAGCCCTACAAGTTCCCGGCCAGCGCCAGTTCGGCGAGTCTATCGGGCGCAGTTGTAGGATCGGCTACTTCGGCCGGAAAACCAGCTGGTAGTCTTAGGATTACGCAGCAGGTGATCGAGGAGGTGGACGAACAGGCCACCATAACATCCATGCGAGCCAATGAACCGCGTCCCAATGTCATGGACATATTCGCACAAACGTCGTCGGGAGCTGGCACCTCTGGACCGCTGCAGCCACCACCGGCCCACTCGGAACCGGTGGACATCCCATCACGTCCGCCCTCATACAATCGTGCCCAGTCCCAGTACGAGCCCACTCTATATCCACCTGGCGGAGTGGATGCCCTGCTCAGTACTTCGGCTCCTGCGGGTGGCAGTCCTCTGCTCCTGTCCAATGCAGCCACTGCACCCAGTTCCCCAGTGGGCGAGAGCTCCAAGTCCCTATACGATCCTCAAAAGGCCGCCAGCCGCGAGACAG TGGAGAACATGGACCTGAGGTCCTCCACGGATCTGCTGGGCCATCCGGCTGCGCAGCCCGAGGACGAGGGCGATGACTTCGACAAGCTGAAGGCGGAACGCGAGAAGGAGAAACTGATGCGCCAGCAGAAGAATCTGGCCAGAACCATTAGCACCGCTCCCGGAATGGAGGCCACGGCTGTGCCGTTGGTGCCAATGGTCCCAGTGAACGTGGCAGTGCAACAGGCGCAGCTGCAACCAGTTGCATCCAGTGCCGATCTTCTGGCCGGCGGAGATCAATTCTCCAATTCGACGATGAAGTCGGAGGACGCCATCAACGGCAGTTGA
- the LOC6536489 gene encoding zinc finger protein 239 encodes MSVIIAETQAAKRDSTIWHQWCRLCSKDHPTNQNVFFREAKQNCWTSTMAMTIGKYFWVDIKREDELSNFLCAECFTLMDCLIEFSERVRKVQILFSKLQSLKPDPLMDYERIRGECGVTTDGWKHIMVGAVEANLLQNEDEFISEEQPIVCETVTSSRMEGEILMIPNLLVAEQCLQEKQEFLKEEHIVEEMQISGIEDEVLEEEVEDLAEEEVETVEEEIDTVGEGIEAVEEDVEPHDASDSLVEVDHMTEERYIEESQIIEESQVSDFNMETYEIVQHDPQKEPEETKDTAESMESNEDTQDDISPEHVTDEEDEIPQEPAMYKCNICKKPYKKPKAYKRHMEEVHNTVAEDLPQLECNQCKLRFPTVAQLHSHHRTHVRVKAKTDNSCPHCEKRFTTPGTLKRHIEGIHNQIKPYVCDLCGKSFNYITGLKDHKLVHTDECPFECPECKRRFKNNARLKIHLDTHSAEIYECTVCGLKLKTRRTFNKHKLVHSDTRQFKCEVCGSSFKRSKTLKAHLILHTGIRPYKCNFCGRDFANGSNCRSHKRQAHPKELAEEEARGVTRSTLLPMLDELTKASKLLKTPAGPSKVKGSRPNVPPKKQDNDNESPTKDTDGAILYELVEELDYS; translated from the exons ATGTCGGTTATTATCGCAGAAACACAAGCCGCCAAAAGAGATTCAACAATTTGGCACCAATGGTGTCGCCTGTGTTCCAAGGACCATCCGACCAACCAAAATGTGTTCTTCAGGGAGGCGAAACAAAACTGCTGGACGAGCACAATGGCCATGACCATTGGCAAATACTTTTGGGTCGAT ATCAAAAGGGAGGATGAGCTAAGCAATTTCCTGTGTGCCGAATGCTTCACATTGATGGACTGCCTCATCGAGTTTTCCGAGAGGGTTCGCAAAGTGCAGATCCTTTTCAGCAAATTGCAGTCGTTAAAACCTGATCCTTTGATGGATTATGAGCGAATTCGAGGAGAGTGCGGAGTAACCACCGATGGATGGAAGCATATAATGGTCGGCGCAGTGGAAGCAAATCTTCTCCAGAATGAGGATGAATTCATCAGTGAGGAACAGCCAATAGTCTGCGAAACAGTTACCTCCAGTAGAATGGAAGGTGAAATCCTAATGATACCAAATTTGTTGGTGGCAGAACAATGTCTTCAGGAAAAACAAGAATTTCTCAAAGAGGAACATATTGTcgaagaaatgcaaatttctggTATAGAAGACGAGGTCTTAGAAGAAGAGGTGGAAGACCTGGCGGAGGAAGAGGTTGAAACTGTGGAGGAAGAGATTGATACTGTGGGAGAAGGGATTGAAGCTGTGGAGGAAGATGTGGAGCCCCATGACGCTTCAGATTCCTTAGTGGAAGTGGATCACATGACAGAGGAACGGTATATCGAGGAGTCGCAGATTATAGAGGAAAGCCAAGTTTCAGATTTCAACATGGAAACATATGAAATAGTGCAGCACGATCCGCAAAAAGAACCTGAGGAAACGAAAGACACCGCAGAATCCATGGAATCAAACGAGGATACCCAGGATGATATTTCCCCAGAGCATGTGACCGATGAGGAGGATGAAATACCCCAGGAACCGGCCATGTATAAGTGCAATATTTGCAAAAAGCCATATAAGAAACCCAAAGCCTACAAGCGTCACATGGAAGAGGTTCATAACACAGTGGCCGAGGATCTGCCACAGTTAGAGTGCAATCAGTGCAAACTACGCTTTCCAACAGTCGCCCAGCTGCACTCCCACCACCGAACCCATGTCCGAGTCAAAGCAAAGACAGATAACTCCTGTCCACACTGCGAGAAGCGCTTCACCACCCCGGGAACACTCAAGCGGCATATAGAAGGCATCCATAACCAAATAAAGCCCTATGTCTGCGACCTCTGCGGTAAGAGCTTTAACTACATTACTGGACTGAAGGACCACAAGCTTGTGCACACAGATGAGTGTCCCTTCGAGTGTCCAGAGTGCAAACGACGCTTTAAAAACAATGCGAGGTTAAAG ATCCATTTAGATACGCACAGTGCCGAGATCTACGAGTGCACTGTATGCGGTTTGAAGCTAAAAACCCGTCGCACATTCAACAAGCACAAACTGGTGCACTCAGATACACGACAATTTAAGTGTGAAGTATGCGGTTCGTCGTTCAAGCGAAGCAAAACGCTAAAGGCACATCTCATCCTTCACACCGGCATCCGGCCGTACAAGTGCAACTTTTGCGGTAGAGACTTCGCCAATGGCTCCAATTGTCGATCACACAAACGCCAGGCGCATCCCAAGGAACTGGCCGAAGAGGAAGCGCGCGGAGTGACACGTTCCACACTTCTTCCAATGCTGGACGAACTGACAAAGGC GTCCAAGCTTTTAAAAACACCCGCAGGACCTTCCAAAGTAAAGGGTAGTAGGCCAAATGTTCCGCCCAAAAAGCAAGATAATGACAATGAATCTCCAACGAAAGACACCGATGGTGCCATCCTCTACGAGTTGGTTGAGGAGCTTGATTACTCctaa
- the LOC6536490 gene encoding bestrophin-2 isoform X4 → MTITYTGEVATCRGFGCFLKLLLRWRGSIYKLVWLDLLAFLTIYYAINMVYRFGLNPGQKETFEAIVQYCDSYRELIPLSFVLGFYVSIVMTRWWNQYTSIPWPDPIAVFVSSNVHGQDERGRMMRRTIMRYVCLCLTMVLANVSPRVKKRFPGLNNLVEAGLLNDNEKTIIETMNKAFPRPSKHWLPIVWAASIITRARKEGRIRDDFAVKTIIDELNKFRGQCGLLISYDTISVPLVYTQVVTLAVYSYFLTCCMGQQWTDGKVVGNTTYLNKVDLYFPVFTTLQFFFYMGWLKVAESLINPFGEDDDDFEVNWMVDRNLQVSYLIVDEMHHDHPELLKDQYWDEVFPNELPYTIAAERFRENHPEPSTAKIEVPKNAAMPSTMSSVRIDEMADDASGIHFSAGNGKMRLDSSPSLVSVSGTLSRVNTVASALKRFLSRDDSRPGSATPSQDQPYKFPASASSASLSGAVVGSATSAGKPAGSLRITQQVIEEVDEQATITSMRANEPRPNVMDIFAQTSSGAGTSGPLQPPPAHSEPVDIPSRPPSYNRAQSQYEPTLYPPGGVDALLSTSAPAGGSPLLLSNAATAPSSPVGESSKSLYDPQKAASRETVENMDLRSSTDLLGHPAAQPEDEGDDFDKLKAEREKEKLMRQQKNLARTISTAPGMEATAVPLVPMVPVNVAVQQAQLQPVASSADLLAGGDQFSNSTMKSEDAINGS, encoded by the exons ATGACAATTACGTACACAGGTGAAGTGGCCACTTGTCGCGGCTTTGGCTGTTTTCTCAAATTGCTGCTCAG ATGGCGAGGAAGCATTTACAAACTGGTTTGGCTAGATCTTCTGGCCTTCTTGACCATCTACTATGCGATCAATATGGTGTATCGCTTTGGCCTCAACCCTGGACAAAAAGA AACCTTTGAGGCCATTGTTCAGTACTGTGATAGCTACAGAGAACTCATCCCCCTGTCCTTCGTCCTGGGTTTCTATGTATCGATTGTGATGACCCGTTGGTGGAACCAGTACACCTCCATACCCTGGCCAGATCCCATTGCCGTCTTTGTCAGCTCGAATGTCCACGGCCAGGATGAGCGAGGACGCATGATGAGGCGAACCATCATGCGATATGTGTGCCTTTGCTTGACTATGGTCCTGGCGAATGTTTCGCCGAGGGTGAAGAAGCGTTTTCCCGGCCTCAATAATCTGGTGGAAGCGGGTCTGCTCAATGACAATGAAAAGACCATCATCGAGACCATGAACAAGGCCTTTCCCAGACCATCGAAGCACTGGCTGCCCATCGTTTGGGCTGCCAGTATCATAACTAGGGCCAGAAAGGAAGGTCGCATTCGTGATGATTTTGCGGTGAAGACCATTATCGATGAGCTCAACAAGTTTCGTGGTCAGTGTGGACTGCTTATCAGCTACGATACTATCAGTGTGCCCCTGGTGTACACCCAAGTGGTGACCCTGGCGGTATATTCGTACTTCCTTACCTGCTGCATGGGTCAGCAATGGACAGATGGCAAGGTGGTGGGCAATACCACATACCTGAACAAGGTGGATCTATACTTTCCAGTATTCACAACTCTGCAGTTCTTCTTCTACATGGGTTGGCTCAAGGTGGCCGAGTCGCTGATCAATCCATTTGGCGAGGACGATGATGATTTCGAG GTCAACTGGATGGTAGATCGCAATCTGCAGGTGTCGTATCTGATCGTCGACGAGATGCACCACGACCATCCGGAGCTGCTGAAGGATCAGTACTGGGACGAGGTGTTCCCCAACGAGCTGCCCTACACAATAGCTGCCGAGAGATTCCGGGAGAATCATCCAGAGCCGTCCACTGCCAAGATCGAGGTGCCCAAGAATGCGGCCATGCCATCGACAATGTCGTCCGTTCGGATCGATGAAATG GCTGATGATGCCAGTGGCATACACTTCTCAGCtggaaatggcaaaatgcGCCTGGATTCCTCGCCTTCGCTGGTCAGCGTTTCGGGCACTCTATCCCGGGTGAACACGGTGGCCTCGGCCCTCAAGCGTTTCCTGAGCCGCGACGATAGCAGACCGGGATCGGCCACGCCCAGTCAGGATCAGCCCTACAAGTTCCCGGCCAGCGCCAGTTCGGCGAGTCTATCGGGCGCAGTTGTAGGATCGGCTACTTCGGCCGGAAAACCAGCTGGTAGTCTTAGGATTACGCAGCAGGTGATCGAGGAGGTGGACGAACAGGCCACCATAACATCCATGCGAGCCAATGAACCGCGTCCCAATGTCATGGACATATTCGCACAAACGTCGTCGGGAGCTGGCACCTCTGGACCGCTGCAGCCACCACCGGCCCACTCGGAACCGGTGGACATCCCATCACGTCCGCCCTCATACAATCGTGCCCAGTCCCAGTACGAGCCCACTCTATATCCACCTGGCGGAGTGGATGCCCTGCTCAGTACTTCGGCTCCTGCGGGTGGCAGTCCTCTGCTCCTGTCCAATGCAGCCACTGCACCCAGTTCCCCAGTGGGCGAGAGCTCCAAGTCCCTATACGATCCTCAAAAGGCCGCCAGCCGCGAGACAG TGGAGAACATGGACCTGAGGTCCTCCACGGATCTGCTGGGCCATCCGGCTGCGCAGCCCGAGGACGAGGGCGATGACTTCGACAAGCTGAAGGCGGAACGCGAGAAGGAGAAACTGATGCGCCAGCAGAAGAATCTGGCCAGAACCATTAGCACCGCTCCCGGAATGGAGGCCACGGCTGTGCCGTTGGTGCCAATGGTCCCAGTGAACGTGGCAGTGCAACAGGCGCAGCTGCAACCAGTTGCATCCAGTGCCGATCTTCTGGCCGGCGGAGATCAATTCTCCAATTCGACGATGAAGTCGGAGGACGCCATCAACGGCAGTTGA
- the LOC6536490 gene encoding bestrophin-2 isoform X3 has product MTITYTGEVATCRGFGCFLKLLLRWRGSIYKLVWLDLLAFLTIYYAINMVYRFGLNPGQKETFEAIVQYCDSYRELIPLSFVLGFYVSIVMTRWWNQYTSIPWPDPIAVFVSSNVHGQDERGRMMRRTIMRYVCLCLTMVLANVSPRVKKRFPGLNNLVEAGLLNDNEKTIIETMNKAFPRPSKHWLPIVWAASIITRARKEGRIRDDFAVKTIIDELNKFRGQCGLLISYDTISVPLVYTQVVTLAVYSYFLTCCMGQQWTDGKVVGNTTYLNKVDLYFPVFTTLQFFFYMGWLKVAESLINPFGEDDDDFEVNWMVDRNLQVSYLIVDEMHHDHPELLKDQYWDEVFPNELPYTIAAERFRENHPEPSTAKIEVPKNAAMPSTMSSVRIDEMADDASGIHFSAGNGKMRLDSSPSLVSVSGTLSRVNTVASALKRFLSRDDSRPGSATPSQDQPYKFPASASSASLSGAVVGSATSAGKPAGSLRITQQVIEEVDEQATITSMRANEPRPNVMDIFAQTSSGAGTSGPLQPPPAHSEPVDIPSRPPSYNRAQSQYEPTLYPPGGVDALLSTSAPAGGSPLLLSNAATAPSSPVGESSKSLYDPQKAASRETERPDAPQVFRWFVTPVENMDLRSSTDLLGHPAAQPEDEGDDFDKLKAEREKEKLMRQQKNLARTISTAPGMEATAVPLVPMVPVNVAVQQAQLQPVASSADLLAGGDQFSNSTMKSEDAINGS; this is encoded by the exons ATGACAATTACGTACACAGGTGAAGTGGCCACTTGTCGCGGCTTTGGCTGTTTTCTCAAATTGCTGCTCAG ATGGCGAGGAAGCATTTACAAACTGGTTTGGCTAGATCTTCTGGCCTTCTTGACCATCTACTATGCGATCAATATGGTGTATCGCTTTGGCCTCAACCCTGGACAAAAAGA AACCTTTGAGGCCATTGTTCAGTACTGTGATAGCTACAGAGAACTCATCCCCCTGTCCTTCGTCCTGGGTTTCTATGTATCGATTGTGATGACCCGTTGGTGGAACCAGTACACCTCCATACCCTGGCCAGATCCCATTGCCGTCTTTGTCAGCTCGAATGTCCACGGCCAGGATGAGCGAGGACGCATGATGAGGCGAACCATCATGCGATATGTGTGCCTTTGCTTGACTATGGTCCTGGCGAATGTTTCGCCGAGGGTGAAGAAGCGTTTTCCCGGCCTCAATAATCTGGTGGAAGCGGGTCTGCTCAATGACAATGAAAAGACCATCATCGAGACCATGAACAAGGCCTTTCCCAGACCATCGAAGCACTGGCTGCCCATCGTTTGGGCTGCCAGTATCATAACTAGGGCCAGAAAGGAAGGTCGCATTCGTGATGATTTTGCGGTGAAGACCATTATCGATGAGCTCAACAAGTTTCGTGGTCAGTGTGGACTGCTTATCAGCTACGATACTATCAGTGTGCCCCTGGTGTACACCCAAGTGGTGACCCTGGCGGTATATTCGTACTTCCTTACCTGCTGCATGGGTCAGCAATGGACAGATGGCAAGGTGGTGGGCAATACCACATACCTGAACAAGGTGGATCTATACTTTCCAGTATTCACAACTCTGCAGTTCTTCTTCTACATGGGTTGGCTCAAGGTGGCCGAGTCGCTGATCAATCCATTTGGCGAGGACGATGATGATTTCGAG GTCAACTGGATGGTAGATCGCAATCTGCAGGTGTCGTATCTGATCGTCGACGAGATGCACCACGACCATCCGGAGCTGCTGAAGGATCAGTACTGGGACGAGGTGTTCCCCAACGAGCTGCCCTACACAATAGCTGCCGAGAGATTCCGGGAGAATCATCCAGAGCCGTCCACTGCCAAGATCGAGGTGCCCAAGAATGCGGCCATGCCATCGACAATGTCGTCCGTTCGGATCGATGAAATG GCTGATGATGCCAGTGGCATACACTTCTCAGCtggaaatggcaaaatgcGCCTGGATTCCTCGCCTTCGCTGGTCAGCGTTTCGGGCACTCTATCCCGGGTGAACACGGTGGCCTCGGCCCTCAAGCGTTTCCTGAGCCGCGACGATAGCAGACCGGGATCGGCCACGCCCAGTCAGGATCAGCCCTACAAGTTCCCGGCCAGCGCCAGTTCGGCGAGTCTATCGGGCGCAGTTGTAGGATCGGCTACTTCGGCCGGAAAACCAGCTGGTAGTCTTAGGATTACGCAGCAGGTGATCGAGGAGGTGGACGAACAGGCCACCATAACATCCATGCGAGCCAATGAACCGCGTCCCAATGTCATGGACATATTCGCACAAACGTCGTCGGGAGCTGGCACCTCTGGACCGCTGCAGCCACCACCGGCCCACTCGGAACCGGTGGACATCCCATCACGTCCGCCCTCATACAATCGTGCCCAGTCCCAGTACGAGCCCACTCTATATCCACCTGGCGGAGTGGATGCCCTGCTCAGTACTTCGGCTCCTGCGGGTGGCAGTCCTCTGCTCCTGTCCAATGCAGCCACTGCACCCAGTTCCCCAGTGGGCGAGAGCTCCAAGTCCCTATACGATCCTCAAAAGGCCGCCAGCCGCGAGACAG AGAGGCCCGATGCACCGCAGGTTTTCAGGTGGTTCGTCACGCCCG TGGAGAACATGGACCTGAGGTCCTCCACGGATCTGCTGGGCCATCCGGCTGCGCAGCCCGAGGACGAGGGCGATGACTTCGACAAGCTGAAGGCGGAACGCGAGAAGGAGAAACTGATGCGCCAGCAGAAGAATCTGGCCAGAACCATTAGCACCGCTCCCGGAATGGAGGCCACGGCTGTGCCGTTGGTGCCAATGGTCCCAGTGAACGTGGCAGTGCAACAGGCGCAGCTGCAACCAGTTGCATCCAGTGCCGATCTTCTGGCCGGCGGAGATCAATTCTCCAATTCGACGATGAAGTCGGAGGACGCCATCAACGGCAGTTGA